The DNA sequence ATCAAAGAAGTGATCAAAGAAGGTTTAGAAGTTATCGTTCAGATTGATAAAGAAGAACGTGGCAATAAAGGTGCTGCGTTAACTACCTTTATCAGTCTGGCTGGCAGCTATCTGGTTCTGATGCCGAATAACCCCCGCGCCGGTGGTATTTCCCGCCGGATTGAGGGTGATGAACGTACTGAACTGAAAGAAGCCATGAACGGTCTGGAAGTCCCGTCCGGAATGGGATTGATTGTTCGTACCGCAGGCGTCGGTAAATCACAGGAAGAACTGGAGTGGGATCTGAATATCCTGCTGAAACACTGGAATGCTATCAAAACAGCATCCAGCAACCGGGCAGCGCCATTCCTGATCCATCAGGAAAGTAACGTTATTGTTCGCGCTATTCGTGACTATCTGCGCCGGGATATCGGTGAAATCCTGATTGATAGTGAAACCATTTTTGAACGAGCTAAACAACATATTGAATTGGTTCGTCCGGATTTCGTCAATCGCGTAAAACTGTATAAAAGTGAAATTCCACTTTTCACTCATTTCCAGATCGAAAGTCAGATTGAATCTGCTTTCCAGCGTGAAGTGCGTTTGCCATCCGGTGGTTCAATCGTTATTGATCCGACCGAAGCGCTGACTTCTATTGATATCAACTCATCCCGGGCAACCAAGGGTGGTGATATTGAAGAAACGGCTCTGCAAACCAATCTGGAAGCAGCCGATGAAATCGCCCGTCAATTGCGTCTGCGCGATTTAGGTGGGTTGATCGTTATCGACTTTATCGATATGACGCCTGTCCGCCATCAGCGTGAAGTTGAAAATCGTCTGCGTGATGCCGTGCGTCAGGATCGTGCACGTATTCAGTTAGGCCGTATTTCCCGCTTCGGGCTGCTGGAATTATCCCGTCAGCGTTTACGTCCTTCACTGAATGAGTCCAGTACTCATGTCTGCCCGCGTTGCAGTGGTCAGGGTTTCATCCGTGACAATGAATCGCTGGCACTGAGTATCCTGCGTCTTATCGAAGAAGAAGCACTGAAAGATAATACTGAGCAGGTTATTGCTCAGGTTCCTGTTGATGTTGCCGCTTATTTGCTTAACGAAAAACGTCAGGCAGTGCTAACGCTCGAACAACGCCACAAAGTTCAGTTGCTGATTATTCCAAATACTCGTTTGGAAACGCCACACTTTGAAGTGTCTCGTTTCCGTTCAGGCGAAGAAAGCGATGCACTCAGTTATGAATTAAAAACTGAAGCTCCGGTTGAAGAATATCAACCAAAACCACAGCAGATTATTGCACCGGCAGAACAACCAGCCTTGCAGGGTTTCGTTGCACCGAGTGTACCGGCTCCAACGCCAGTTAATACCCCAACTCCGGTTGTCGCAAAACCAGCAGCTGAAGGTTTACTGTCACGCCTATTCGGCTTTATTGGTGCATTATTTAAAGGTTCTGCTGAAACTCAGGTAGCAGAAGAAAAACCACCGGTTAAAGAGCGTCCGCAACCGCGTCGTCGTGATAACCGCAATAATAACCGTAAACGTAATACCTCCTATGCTGCGCGTAACCGTGAAGAAGATGTTGCTGGTACTGCAGCACCAGAAGAAAAAACTCAGACCACTCCGGTTCGTCAGCCTCGTCGCCCTCGACAAGACCGGGCGGAACGAACTGACCGACCTTCTGTACGTGACAATAACGTTGAAAAAGAGTCGCCAGCAGTTAAACCTGAGCGTACGCCTAAAGAACGTAAGCCACGCAATGAAGTACCTGCACCTGCTGCAGTGGCTGAAGAACAACAGGATGTATCCCGTAAAGAACAGCGTGTTGAAGAACGTCGTGAACGCCGCAATATGCGTAAGAAAGTACGGATAAGCGATGAAACAGTCCAAACTGAGATTGTTGCAGCGAAGCCTGAAACTGAAACAGTAGTGGCAGAAGCACAACCTCGTACACGCCGTCGCCGCAATAACGCTGAACGGAATGCGGAAGAAAAAGCAATTCAGACTGTAACGTCCACCGAGACAGTTTCTGAAGCACCAGTTCAGGAACAGGCTGTGGAAACGGTAGTTGTGACAGAAGTAATTCCACAGCAACAAGCTGATGCTTTGCCTCAGGTAGTCGTTTCTGAAAGCCCTGTTGAAACACCAGTTGTTGCGGAAACATCGCTGGTAGCAGAACCTGCAGAAAAAACCGAAGTGACGGTGATTGAGTCACCTGAAGCAGCGGTAGTTACTGAACAGGCTGCTTCTGATATGCAGACAACAGCAGAGACCATTATCGCTGTGGAAATAGCAGCACCTGTCGTTGTGATTGCTGAACCCGTAGCAGTGGAAGAAACAGTTAAATCAGAACCTGTTGTTATCAGCACCGCAACTGCGGTTGTTGTTAATAAACCCAAGGCTCATGGTTTGATTGAACGTGTCCGTTTTGCTAATGCTGCAATGACTCGTCCTGCCGAAATGCCTTTACCACCAGCTCAGCCAAAAGGAGATTATCCTCCTTATGAGCGTAAGCCGGTAAATGGTAGTGGCCGTGCAGCAGGCACTTCTACTCTGAAGCAACAGGCATCAGCTCCAGCCGGACGCCCTGAAGCC is a window from the Tolumonas auensis DSM 9187 genome containing:
- the rne gene encoding ribonuclease E — encoded protein: MKRMLINATQEEELRVALVDGQRIYDLDIENPGHEQKKANIYKGKITRIEPSLEAAFVDYGAERHGFLPLKEIAREYFPENYTFHGRPNIKEVIKEGLEVIVQIDKEERGNKGAALTTFISLAGSYLVLMPNNPRAGGISRRIEGDERTELKEAMNGLEVPSGMGLIVRTAGVGKSQEELEWDLNILLKHWNAIKTASSNRAAPFLIHQESNVIVRAIRDYLRRDIGEILIDSETIFERAKQHIELVRPDFVNRVKLYKSEIPLFTHFQIESQIESAFQREVRLPSGGSIVIDPTEALTSIDINSSRATKGGDIEETALQTNLEAADEIARQLRLRDLGGLIVIDFIDMTPVRHQREVENRLRDAVRQDRARIQLGRISRFGLLELSRQRLRPSLNESSTHVCPRCSGQGFIRDNESLALSILRLIEEEALKDNTEQVIAQVPVDVAAYLLNEKRQAVLTLEQRHKVQLLIIPNTRLETPHFEVSRFRSGEESDALSYELKTEAPVEEYQPKPQQIIAPAEQPALQGFVAPSVPAPTPVNTPTPVVAKPAAEGLLSRLFGFIGALFKGSAETQVAEEKPPVKERPQPRRRDNRNNNRKRNTSYAARNREEDVAGTAAPEEKTQTTPVRQPRRPRQDRAERTDRPSVRDNNVEKESPAVKPERTPKERKPRNEVPAPAAVAEEQQDVSRKEQRVEERRERRNMRKKVRISDETVQTEIVAAKPETETVVAEAQPRTRRRRNNAERNAEEKAIQTVTSTETVSEAPVQEQAVETVVVTEVIPQQQADALPQVVVSESPVETPVVAETSLVAEPAEKTEVTVIESPEAAVVTEQAASDMQTTAETIIAVEIAAPVVVIAEPVAVEETVKSEPVVISTATAVVVNKPKAHGLIERVRFANAAMTRPAEMPLPPAQPKGDYPPYERKPVNGSGRAAGTSTLKQQASAPAGRPEAR